In the genome of Pelodiscus sinensis isolate JC-2024 chromosome 3, ASM4963464v1, whole genome shotgun sequence, one region contains:
- the FOXA2 gene encoding hepatocyte nuclear factor 3-beta: protein MRRDTPAAAAARFGSGVTPGRARPEPRREGRSMLGAVKMEGHEPADWSNYYAEPEGYSSVSGMNAGLGMNTYMGMSAMSGGGAASLGGPGSMNVSYGAGMSPSLAGMSPGPGPMGGGMGAHLSPSLSPMGAQGGSLAPYGNMTPMSPMYGQGNLAGRARDPKSYRRSYTHAKPPYSYISLITMAIQQSPNKMLTLSEIYQWIMDLFPFYRQNQQRWQNSIRHSLSFNDCFLKVPRSPDKPGKGSFWTLHPDSGNMFENGCYLRRQKRFKCERSKEAGGGGGAGAGGGGGGGGGKKQPPPAPQAAPQAGEGGSDSAAESPHPGASPCREHKRALAELKAGTPPQQAPSPAQHLLAPHHLAHPAHLKPEHHYAFNHPFSINNLMSEPPPPPHPHPHPPKMDLKAYEQVMHYSGYGSPMPGSLAMGPVTNKGGLDPSALAGDAAYYQGVYARPIMNSS from the exons ATGCGGCGTGATacccccgccgctgctgcggctcgGTTCGGGAGCGGAGTGACGCCGGGTCGCGCGCGCCCGGAGCCGCGTCGGGAGGGCCGAAG TATGCTGGGCGCCGTGAAAATGGAAGGACACGAACCCGCGGACTGGAGCAACTACTACGCCGAGCCCGAG GGCTACTCCTCCGTGAGCGGCATGAACGCGGGCCTGGGCATGAACACCTACATGGGCATGTCGGCCATgagcggcggcggcgcggccagCCTGGGCGGGCCCGGCTCCATGAACGTCTCCTACGGCGCCGGCATGAGCCCCTCTCTGGCCGGCATGTCCCCCGGGCCGGGGCCCATGGGCGGCGGCATGGGGGcccacctcagccccagcctgagccccatgGGCGCCCAGGGGGGCTCGCTGGCCCCCTACGGCAACATGACGCCCATGAGCCCCATGTACGGGCAGGGCAACCTGGCCGGCCGCGCGCGGGACCCCAAGAGCTACCGGCGCAGCTACACGCACGCCAAGCCGCCCTACTCCTACATCTCGCTCATCACCATGGCCATCCAGCAGTCGCCCAACAAGATGCTGACGCTGAGCGAGATCTACCAGTGGATCATGGACCTGTTCCCCTTCTACCGCCAGAACCAGCAGCGCTGGCAGAACAGCATCCGCCACTCGCTCTCCTTCAACGACTGCTTCCTCAAGGTGCCCCGCTCGCCCGACAAGCCGGGCAAGGGCTCcttctggaccctgcaccccgaCTCCGGCAACATGTTCGAGAACGGCTGCTACCTGCGCCGCCAGAAGCGCTTCAAGTGCGAGCGCAGcaaggaggcgggcggcgggggaggagcgggggccgggggcggcgGAGGAGGCGGCGGGGGCAAGAAGCAGCCGCCGCCGGCCCCCCAGGCGGCCCCCCAAGCCGGGGAAGGAGGCTCCGACAGCGCCGCCGAGTCCCCCCACCCCGGCGCCTCGCCCTGCCGCGAGCACAAGCGGGCCCTGGCCGAGCTCAAAGCGGGGACCCCCCCGCAGCAGGCCCCCTCGCCGGCCCAGCACCTGCTGGCCCCCCACCACCTGGCCCACCCGGCCCACCTCAAGCCCGAGCACCACTACGCCTTCAACCACCCCTTCTCCATCAACAACCTGATGTCCgagccgccgccgcccccccacccgcacccccacccccccaaaatgGACCTCAAGGCCTACGAACAGGTGATGCACTATTCCGGCTACGGCTCCCCCATGCCCGGCAGCCTGGCCATGGGGCCCGTCACGAACAAAGGTGGCTTGGACCCCTCTGCGCTGGCCGGAGACGCCGCCTACTACCAAGGGGTGTACGCTCGGCCCATCATGAACTCGTCCTGA